From a single Pseudomonas triticicola genomic region:
- a CDS encoding YciI family protein, which translates to MLYAIIATDVANSLEARLSARPAHLERLQALKGEGRIVLAGPHPAVDSNDPGAAGFTGSLIVAEFDSLSAAQAWADADPYIAAGVYANVIVKPFKQVLP; encoded by the coding sequence ATGCTCTACGCCATCATTGCCACCGACGTTGCCAACTCGCTGGAAGCTCGCCTGTCCGCGCGCCCGGCGCATCTGGAACGCCTGCAAGCGCTCAAGGGCGAAGGCCGCATCGTGCTGGCCGGCCCGCACCCGGCCGTCGACAGCAATGATCCGGGCGCAGCGGGTTTCACCGGCAGCCTGATCGTCGCCGAGTTCGACTCCCTCAGCGCCGCCCAGGCCTGGGCGGATGCCGATCCGTACATTGCCGCCGGCGTTTACGCCAATGTGATCGTCAAGCCGTTCAAGCAAGTCCTGCCGTAA
- a CDS encoding segregation and condensation protein A, whose protein sequence is MEVFLEAFEGPLDLLLYLIRKQNINILDIPVAEITRQYMGYVELMQSVRLELAAEYLVMAAMLAEIKSRMLLPRAETVEDEEDDPRAELIRRLQEYERFKAAAEGIDGLSRVGRDVIVPKLDAPEARARKLLPDVALEEILMCMAEVLRRGDMFESHQVSREALSTRERMSDVLERLKGGGFVPFVELFTAEEGRLGVVVTFMAILELVKESLVELVQNEPFAAIHVRARAE, encoded by the coding sequence CTGGAAGTCTTTCTTGAGGCCTTCGAAGGCCCGCTCGACCTGCTGCTGTACCTGATTCGCAAACAGAACATCAATATCCTCGACATCCCGGTGGCGGAAATCACCCGCCAGTACATGGGCTACGTCGAGTTGATGCAATCGGTGCGTCTGGAGCTGGCCGCCGAATATCTGGTGATGGCGGCGATGCTTGCCGAGATCAAATCGCGCATGCTTCTGCCGCGCGCCGAAACCGTTGAAGATGAAGAAGACGACCCGCGCGCTGAACTGATCCGCCGCTTGCAGGAATACGAGCGCTTCAAGGCTGCCGCTGAAGGTATCGATGGGCTGAGCCGGGTCGGCCGGGATGTGATCGTGCCCAAGCTCGACGCCCCGGAAGCGCGGGCGCGCAAGCTGTTGCCCGACGTCGCGCTGGAAGAGATTCTGATGTGCATGGCTGAAGTCCTGCGCCGTGGCGATATGTTCGAAAGCCACCAGGTCAGCCGTGAAGCGCTGTCCACCCGCGAGCGCATGAGTGATGTGCTGGAACGGCTCAAGGGCGGCGGTTTCGTGCCGTTTGTCGAGCTGTTCACCGCTGAAGAAGGTCGCCTGGGTGTGGTGGTGACCTTCATGGCGATCCTTGAACTGGTCAAGGAATCCTTGGTCGAGCTGGTGCAGAATGAGCCGTTCGCCGCGATCCACGTGCGAGCCCGAGCCGAATAA
- a CDS encoding DUF1289 domain-containing protein yields MSSTKDPCISLCKFSDDICLGCGRSKREIKAWKKLDKDDKRTVLAEAALRLIKLGGAGRRKKK; encoded by the coding sequence ATGAGCTCAACCAAAGACCCCTGCATCAGCCTCTGCAAATTCTCCGACGACATCTGCCTCGGTTGCGGTCGCAGCAAGCGCGAGATCAAGGCCTGGAAGAAGCTCGACAAGGACGACAAACGCACGGTGCTGGCCGAAGCCGCGCTGCGTCTGATCAAACTCGGTGGTGCCGGTCGGCGGAAAAAGAAATAA
- a CDS encoding L-threonylcarbamoyladenylate synthase, protein MSQFFQIHPENPQARLIKQAVEIIRKGGVVIYPTDSSYAIGCQIGDKTAIERVRRLRQLDEKHNFALICSDLSQLGNYAKIDTGTFRILKAHLPGPYTFILNATREVPRLLLHPKKRTIGLRVPSHPIALALLAELGEPLMSVTLIMPGDEDPLSDPYEMRQLLEHQVDLIIDGGFGGIKASTVIDLTGDDPEVVRVGCGDPTPFMVEA, encoded by the coding sequence GTGAGTCAATTTTTCCAGATACATCCGGAAAACCCGCAAGCGCGCCTGATCAAACAGGCGGTCGAGATCATCCGCAAGGGCGGGGTGGTGATTTATCCCACGGACTCGTCCTATGCCATTGGTTGCCAGATCGGCGACAAGACTGCCATCGAGCGTGTGCGACGGCTGCGTCAGCTCGATGAAAAGCACAACTTCGCGCTGATCTGCAGCGACCTGTCGCAACTGGGCAATTACGCCAAGATCGACACCGGCACCTTCCGCATTCTCAAGGCGCACCTGCCGGGGCCTTACACCTTTATTCTCAACGCCACCCGCGAAGTGCCGCGCCTGTTGCTGCATCCGAAAAAACGCACCATCGGCCTGCGCGTGCCAAGCCATCCGATCGCGCTGGCGCTGCTGGCCGAACTCGGCGAGCCGCTGATGAGCGTGACGCTGATCATGCCCGGCGATGAAGACCCGCTCAGCGATCCTTACGAAATGCGCCAGTTGCTTGAGCATCAGGTCGATCTGATCATCGACGGCGGTTTTGGCGGTATCAAGGCCTCAACGGTGATTGACCTGACCGGCGATGACCCGGAAGTGGTCCGCGTTGGTTGCGGCGATCCGACGCCGTTCATGGTCGAGGCCTGA
- a CDS encoding Spy/CpxP family protein refolding chaperone has protein sequence MRKTLIALMFAAALPTVAMAMPQDGGPLGGPLDGPRHGGQMHGGMQGKGPYSQLDLTREQREQIRKIMGEQMHERKQVVDKYLEKLSPADQKAMKDEIAANHKKAESDVRALLKPEQQKQFDEIQKKRAERRAEWAEFKAWKAQQAQKAQ, from the coding sequence ATGCGCAAGACTCTTATCGCTCTGATGTTCGCTGCCGCTCTGCCAACCGTGGCCATGGCCATGCCGCAGGATGGCGGTCCGCTGGGTGGTCCACTGGATGGCCCGCGCCACGGTGGTCAGATGCACGGCGGCATGCAAGGCAAAGGCCCGTACAGCCAGCTCGACCTGACCCGCGAACAGCGCGAGCAGATTCGCAAGATCATGGGCGAGCAGATGCATGAGCGTAAGCAGGTGGTCGACAAGTACCTGGAAAAACTTTCGCCGGCCGACCAGAAAGCCATGAAGGACGAGATCGCGGCCAACCACAAGAAAGCCGAGTCCGATGTCCGGGCACTGCTCAAACCCGAGCAACAGAAGCAGTTCGACGAAATCCAGAAGAAACGCGCCGAACGCCGCGCCGAATGGGCCGAGTTCAAGGCCTGGAAAGCGCAGCAGGCACAAAAGGCGCAATAA
- a CDS encoding sensor histidine kinase, translating to MRSLFWRILASFWLAIALVAGLSILLGHMLNQDAWILSRHPGLNTLAAEWTQTYETQGEEAAQDILEQRKRQYHIDVQVLNETGDPVVRGTFPRRAAAFEARQNNDDRRLPWRRLTDEITSEKTGDTYLFIYRIPHPELDAWHRESLLWPLSALGIALVVLTLFSLLVTFSITRPLSRLRGAVHDLGQTTYQQNSLAKLANRRDEFGVLATDFNRMGARLQSLIGSQRQLLRDVSHELRSPLARLRIALALAERANPQEREKLWPRLTRECDRLEALISEILVLARVDADNASAEEVDLNALLATLQKDAQLSSPEQTVSLQAEPQLNLKGWPTMIERAVDNLLRNAQRFNPSDQPIDLQAARQGERIVISVRDHGPGVQTEHLSQLGEPFYRAPGQTAAGHGLGLAIAKRAAERHGGTLTLANHPQGGFVASLELPLVPGVVVQP from the coding sequence GTGCGTTCACTGTTCTGGCGGATTCTTGCGAGCTTCTGGCTGGCCATCGCTCTGGTAGCCGGGCTGTCGATTCTGCTCGGGCACATGCTCAATCAGGACGCGTGGATTCTCAGCCGCCATCCCGGCCTCAACACACTGGCCGCAGAATGGACGCAGACTTACGAAACCCAAGGCGAAGAAGCCGCGCAGGACATTCTCGAACAACGCAAACGTCAGTATCACATCGACGTTCAAGTGCTCAACGAAACCGGCGATCCGGTGGTGCGTGGCACCTTCCCGCGCCGCGCCGCAGCATTCGAAGCGCGGCAGAACAACGACGATCGCCGCCTGCCGTGGCGGCGCCTGACCGACGAAATCACCAGCGAAAAAACCGGTGACACCTACCTATTCATCTACCGCATCCCGCACCCGGAACTCGACGCCTGGCACCGCGAAAGTCTGCTCTGGCCACTGAGTGCGCTGGGCATCGCGCTGGTGGTGTTGACTCTGTTCAGTTTGCTCGTGACTTTCTCCATCACCCGCCCACTGAGTCGCTTGCGCGGCGCGGTGCATGATCTGGGGCAGACGACTTATCAACAGAACAGTTTGGCGAAACTGGCCAACCGCCGCGACGAATTCGGCGTGCTGGCCACCGATTTCAACCGCATGGGTGCGCGCTTGCAAAGCCTGATCGGCAGTCAGCGCCAGTTGCTGCGCGATGTCTCCCATGAACTGCGCTCACCACTGGCGCGCCTGCGCATCGCGTTGGCTTTGGCCGAGCGCGCCAACCCGCAAGAGCGCGAAAAACTGTGGCCACGCCTGACCCGCGAATGCGATCGGCTGGAGGCGTTGATCAGTGAAATTCTGGTGCTGGCGCGAGTCGATGCCGACAACGCCAGCGCTGAAGAAGTGGACCTGAATGCGTTGCTCGCCACGCTGCAAAAGGATGCGCAGCTCAGCTCCCCCGAGCAGACCGTAAGCCTGCAAGCCGAGCCGCAGCTGAATCTCAAAGGCTGGCCGACGATGATCGAGCGCGCCGTGGACAATTTGCTGCGCAACGCCCAGCGCTTCAACCCGAGCGATCAGCCGATCGACTTGCAGGCTGCGCGGCAGGGAGAGCGGATTGTCATCAGCGTGCGCGACCACGGGCCGGGGGTGCAGACCGAACATCTGAGTCAGTTGGGCGAGCCGTTTTATCGCGCGCCGGGGCAGACCGCTGCCGGGCATGGCTTGGGGCTGGCGATTGCCAAACGGGCGGCAGAACGGCATGGCGGCACGCTGACACTGGCCAATCATCCGCAGGGCGGCTTTGTGGCGAGTCTGGAATTGCCGTTGGTACCGGGAGTCGTGGTCCAGCCCTGA
- a CDS encoding translation initiation factor 2 yields MRKGPLCLMLLTLSIMAPAHGEETTESGSSTPLSLSAGSQITELQQRLKASEQQREELNKQLQNADNTRESAQLARLRQENQRLKLQLKEAQASPLPRLLTDQQQWFVTGAGVALLALLCGIFASGASRKRRQWLN; encoded by the coding sequence ATGCGCAAGGGTCCGTTGTGTCTGATGTTGCTCACGTTGTCGATCATGGCCCCCGCCCATGGTGAGGAAACCACCGAAAGCGGCAGCTCCACACCATTGTCATTGAGCGCCGGCAGCCAGATCACCGAGCTGCAACAGCGGCTCAAGGCCAGTGAGCAGCAGCGCGAAGAACTGAACAAACAACTGCAAAATGCCGACAACACTCGCGAAAGCGCCCAGCTCGCCCGGCTGCGCCAGGAGAACCAGCGTCTGAAGCTGCAACTCAAGGAAGCCCAGGCCAGCCCGCTGCCGCGTTTGCTGACCGATCAACAGCAGTGGTTCGTCACTGGCGCCGGGGTAGCGCTATTGGCGCTGCTCTGCGGTATCTTTGCCAGTGGTGCAAGCCGAAAACGTCGGCAATGGCTAAATTGA
- a CDS encoding response regulator transcription factor: MSELLLIDDDQELCELLSSWLSQEGFQVRACHDGQSARKALAETAPAAVVLDVMLPDGSGLELLKQLRNDHADLPVLMLSARGEPLDRILGLELGADDYLAKPCDPRELTARLRAVLRRSHPAAVSTQLELGDLSFSPVRGVVSIDEKELTLTVSESRLLEALLKQPGEPLDKQELAQLALGRKLTLYDRSLDMHVSNLRKKIGPHPDGRPRIVALRSRGYYYSL; encoded by the coding sequence ATGAGCGAGCTGTTACTGATTGATGATGACCAGGAGTTGTGCGAACTCCTGAGTAGCTGGTTGAGCCAGGAAGGCTTCCAGGTGCGCGCCTGCCACGACGGCCAGAGCGCCCGCAAGGCGTTGGCCGAAACCGCCCCGGCGGCGGTAGTGCTGGACGTGATGCTGCCCGACGGCAGCGGTCTGGAACTGCTCAAGCAATTGCGCAACGACCACGCCGACCTGCCGGTGCTGATGCTGTCAGCGCGTGGCGAACCGCTGGACCGCATCCTCGGCCTCGAACTGGGCGCCGACGATTACCTGGCCAAACCCTGCGACCCCCGCGAACTGACCGCGCGCCTGCGCGCCGTGTTGCGCCGCAGCCACCCGGCCGCCGTATCGACGCAACTTGAGCTGGGTGATCTGAGTTTCAGCCCGGTGCGCGGCGTAGTCAGCATCGACGAAAAAGAACTGACCCTGACCGTCTCCGAAAGCCGCCTGCTCGAAGCCCTGCTCAAACAGCCGGGCGAGCCGCTGGACAAACAGGAACTGGCGCAACTGGCCCTCGGCCGCAAGCTGACCCTGTACGACCGCAGCCTCGACATGCACGTCAGCAACCTGCGCAAAAAAATCGGCCCCCACCCCGACGGCCGCCCGCGCATCGTTGCGTTGCGTAGCCGTGGTTACTACTACAGCCTGTAA
- a CDS encoding septation protein A, which translates to MKQFIDFIPLLLFFIVYKLDPRVVDIAGQQVTVGGIYSATAMLIISSLVVYGALFIKQRKLEKSQWLTLIACLVFGSLTLAFHSETFLKWKAPVVNWLFAAAFIGSHFIGDRLLIKRIMGHALTLPDPVWTRLNIAWIGFFLFCGAANLFVAFTFQSIWVDFKVFGSLGMTVLFLVAQGVYLSRHLHDTDTTTPKTED; encoded by the coding sequence GTGAAACAATTCATCGATTTCATCCCGCTTCTGCTGTTTTTCATCGTTTACAAACTTGATCCACGGGTCGTAGACATTGCCGGCCAGCAAGTGACCGTAGGCGGTATCTACAGCGCCACGGCGATGCTGATCATCAGTTCCCTGGTGGTGTACGGCGCGCTGTTCATCAAGCAGCGCAAGCTGGAAAAGAGCCAATGGCTGACGCTGATCGCCTGCCTGGTATTCGGCAGCCTGACGCTAGCCTTCCACAGCGAAACCTTCCTGAAATGGAAAGCGCCGGTGGTCAACTGGCTGTTCGCTGCGGCGTTCATCGGCAGCCATTTCATCGGCGATCGCCTGCTGATCAAACGCATAATGGGCCACGCGCTGACCCTGCCGGACCCGGTCTGGACGCGCCTGAACATCGCCTGGATCGGCTTCTTCCTGTTTTGCGGCGCGGCCAACCTGTTCGTCGCCTTCACTTTCCAGAGCATCTGGGTCGACTTCAAGGTGTTCGGCAGCCTGGGCATGACCGTGCTGTTCCTGGTCGCACAGGGCGTTTACCTGTCGCGCCATCTGCATGACACCGATACCACAACGCCTAAAACCGAGGACTGA
- a CDS encoding PHP domain-containing protein, with translation MNVDLHCHSTASDGALAPAVLVARAFENGVRVLALTDHDTLEGLAEARTAASELGMQLVNGVELSCTWGGATIHVLGYGFDVNAAPLVEAIAKLHDGRWLRSEEISRKLALKGMPGALDGARQIQQELGDSGNAPARPHFADWMVREGYVKDRAEAFRKWLGAGKLGDVKLHWPTLEDTVGTLRAAGAWVSLAHPWHYDFTRSKRRKLIADYIQAGGHAIEVVNGHQPAEQVGSLAILAREFGLLVSAGSDFHGPGGWSEIGQYRPVPEDLPPLWCRFKHDTDIAAV, from the coding sequence GTGAATGTTGATTTGCACTGCCACAGCACGGCCTCCGACGGCGCCCTGGCGCCTGCGGTTCTGGTTGCGCGAGCGTTCGAAAACGGCGTGCGAGTCCTGGCGTTGACCGACCACGACACTCTGGAGGGGCTCGCCGAGGCGCGTACTGCCGCCAGCGAGTTGGGCATGCAACTGGTCAACGGCGTCGAATTGTCCTGCACCTGGGGCGGGGCGACCATTCACGTATTGGGCTACGGTTTCGACGTCAACGCTGCGCCGCTGGTTGAAGCGATCGCCAAATTGCACGATGGCCGCTGGCTGCGGTCGGAAGAAATAAGCCGCAAGCTCGCCCTCAAGGGGATGCCCGGTGCCCTCGACGGCGCCCGGCAGATCCAGCAGGAACTGGGCGACAGCGGCAACGCGCCGGCCCGGCCGCATTTCGCCGACTGGATGGTGCGTGAAGGTTATGTAAAGGATCGCGCCGAGGCATTTCGCAAATGGCTCGGCGCCGGCAAACTCGGCGACGTCAAACTGCACTGGCCGACCCTGGAAGACACCGTCGGCACCCTGCGCGCCGCCGGAGCCTGGGTCAGCCTGGCGCATCCATGGCACTACGATTTCACCCGTAGCAAGCGCCGAAAGCTGATTGCCGACTATATTCAAGCAGGCGGGCATGCTATCGAGGTGGTCAATGGCCATCAGCCCGCAGAACAGGTGGGCAGCCTGGCGATCCTTGCCCGTGAGTTCGGTCTGCTGGTCAGCGCCGGCAGTGACTTCCATGGCCCTGGCGGCTGGTCCGAGATCGGCCAGTACCGGCCGGTTCCCGAGGACCTTCCACCCCTGTGGTGTCGGTTCAAACATGACACAGATATTGCCGCCGTCTGA
- the scpB gene encoding SMC-Scp complex subunit ScpB, with product MNLTEPRELAPLLEAFLLASGKPQSLERLFELFEEGERPEPAVFKKALTLLGKSCEGRAFELKEVSSGYRLQIREKFSPWVGRLWEERPQRYSRALLETIALIAYRQPITRGEIEDVRGVAVNSNIVKTLLEREWIRVVGYRDVPGKPAMFATTKAFLDHFNLKNLEDLPPLAELREMEAEPVLDFDDAPVPQSLQDLADASAEPEEEKEETSFHSLLLELDSMEEGIKTDFDDLLRDAADGEAPVPEPEIIAPVVEVEVELEAAPDAEPEEDILGVAEAREKLLAVVAALEQPEPELSEEEAEARALAEAIEAERREFEE from the coding sequence ATGAACCTGACTGAACCCCGCGAGCTGGCGCCCCTGCTTGAAGCCTTTCTGTTGGCCTCGGGAAAGCCGCAATCCCTTGAGCGCCTGTTTGAACTGTTCGAAGAAGGCGAGCGGCCGGAGCCGGCGGTCTTCAAGAAAGCCCTGACCCTGCTTGGCAAGTCCTGCGAGGGCCGTGCCTTCGAGCTCAAGGAAGTGTCGTCGGGCTATCGCTTGCAGATCCGCGAGAAGTTCTCGCCGTGGGTCGGCCGTCTCTGGGAAGAACGCCCGCAGCGCTATTCCCGTGCGTTGCTGGAGACTATCGCGCTGATCGCCTATCGCCAGCCGATCACTCGTGGCGAAATCGAAGACGTGCGTGGCGTGGCGGTCAACAGCAACATCGTCAAAACCTTGCTCGAGCGTGAGTGGATTCGCGTCGTCGGCTATCGCGACGTGCCGGGCAAACCGGCGATGTTCGCCACGACCAAGGCGTTTCTCGACCACTTCAACCTGAAAAACCTCGAAGACCTGCCGCCGCTGGCCGAACTGCGCGAGATGGAAGCCGAACCGGTGCTCGACTTCGACGACGCGCCGGTGCCGCAGAGTCTGCAGGACCTGGCCGACGCCAGCGCCGAGCCGGAGGAGGAAAAGGAAGAAACCAGTTTCCATTCCCTGTTGCTGGAGCTGGACAGCATGGAAGAGGGGATCAAGACCGACTTCGACGACTTGCTGCGCGATGCGGCGGATGGAGAAGCGCCGGTGCCCGAGCCTGAGATCATCGCGCCGGTTGTTGAAGTTGAAGTTGAACTTGAAGCGGCGCCTGACGCCGAACCGGAAGAAGACATTCTCGGTGTCGCCGAAGCCCGCGAGAAACTCCTGGCCGTTGTCGCCGCCCTCGAACAGCCGGAACCGGAACTCAGCGAAGAAGAAGCCGAAGCCCGCGCGCTGGCTGAGGCAATCGAAGCCGAACGGCGCGAGTTCGAAGAATGA